The region CTCGCGACGGTGGCCACCGCTTTTCATTTCACCCTCGCCCAGACGCAGACACTCGCCAAGCTCGAATTCACGAGCCAGTTCGGCCAGGGTTTCCCCTTTGACCATCTGGGAGCGCAAACGGCTCAACTGCCCTTCCCTTGCCTCGGGAAACTGGTGATAGAGCGCCTCGCCGATAATGAAGTTGAGGATCGAGTCGCCCAGAAATTCCAGGCGCTCGTTATTGCGGGCACCGTGACTGCGATGGGTCAGTGCCAGATCAAGCTGTGCCGGGTCACGAAACTCGTAACCCAGGCGAGCCTGCAAGCGTTGTTTGAGAAGGTCGGACACTAATTACCACTGTTGCTTTCTAGGGGTTTACAGCACCGTTCAGGGGCGGAGCTGTCGAGCTGGTTATTGAAGGTAAATACCAGATCGATGTTATGAATAAAGGGGATTCGCTCTTCATAGGCGATGGTGATCAGCACCCGGCTTGAGCGCTTGTCAATATCGATATTCCGGCGGCCTTCGGTAGTCACGTTGTTAACCGTATAGAACTTGGTGAGCCGGGAGCGAATCTCTGATGGGCTCATGCTGAACAGGTCGTTATTGTTTCGGGCCAGTGACTTGAGCGCCGAGGTAATGTAACGGTTTTCCGCGTAAACCGGTACGACCTTGAATGCGGTAAACAATACGGCCACGGCGACCAGCACCACAAACACAAACCCAAGGGTGGAAATGCCGCGTTGAGACTGTCGAAGTTGCATGCGTACGCCCTCTTTGGTGAACGCCTAACGGTTAATGGATTGCCCCGGCCCGCTCGAAGCTCGGCACACTGAACAGGGAGTCCCAGTGCATCCAGATGGCAAATGCCTTGCCCACAATCGCGTCTTCCGATACGAAACTCAGATCCGGGCCGCTACCGCGATTCAGCTCGTTCCAGCCCCGGCTGTCGTGACTGCCATCCCGGTTATCCCCCATCATGAAGTAGTGCCCCTCGGGCACCACCCAAGAACCGTACTGACTGTAGCGGCTGGGTTCCAGATGCTTGCGCACAGTATAGGTGTTATCGCCCAGGGTTTCCCGCACCACACGATAGGCGGGTCGGGCGGATCGATTGACGTCAATCACCTCCTCTTCCACCGGCTCTCCATTGATGGTCAGCTGGTGGTCGATATAGGTCACCGTATCCCCGGGCAGCCCGATGACCCGCTTGATGAAATAGGTCTCCGGCTGGTGGGGTGGAAAAAACACCATCACCTCACCACGCTCAGGCTTGTTGACCGGGATCACCTCGGTGTTCAATACCGGAAGCCGGATTCCATAGGTGAACTTGTTCACCACGATAAAGTCACCCACTTCCAGGGTGGGCTCCATGGAACCCGAGGGAATCTGAAACGGCTCGGCAATAAAAGAGCGCAGTACAAACACCAGCGCCAACACCGGGAAAAATGATTTGGAGTATTCGACCCAGACCGGCTCTTTACCCGCGGCGTCACGCGCTTGCTGGTAGGCTTCTTTTTGGTGTTTATCCGCCAGGTTGGCACGTTCAAACTGCTTGTCTACCGCATCAAGCTTCTGCTTGCGCGGCTTGGCCAATACCAGTGCGTCATACAACCAGACCAGGCCTGTGACGAACACCGCCAAGGTCAGGATCAAGGGTAGATTAATGCTGCTCATAAGCGTTCCCTGATTATGGTTATCAGTTATCGACCTTCAACACGGCCAGGAAGGCGTCCTGGGGAATTTCAACCCGGCCAACCTGTTTCATCCGCTTCTTACCGGCTTTCTGCTTTTCCAGCAGCTTTTTCTTGCGCGACGCATCGCCACCGTAGCACTTCGCCGTCACATTCTTGCGCAGTGCTTTCACCGTGGAGCGGGCAATGACGTTGCCACCAATGGCCGCCTGAATGGCGACATCGAACATCTGCCGGGGAATCAGTTCTTTCATTTTCTCAACCAGCGAGCGGCCGATGCTCTGGGAATGATCCCGGTGCACAATCAGCGCCAGGGCATCGACCTTATCGCCGTTGATCAGCACATCCAGACGCACCAGATTGGCGGGCTCAAACCGGTCAAAGCTGTAATCCAACGAGGCAAAACCCCGACTGGCGGATTTCAGCCGATCGAAGAAGTCCATCACCACTTCGTTCATGGGCATGTCGTAACGCAACGTGACCTGGGTGCCGGTGTACTGCATGTCTTTCTGCATGCCGCGTTTTTCGCTGCACAGGGTGATCACATTACCGAGATACTCCTGGGGCACCAGAATGTTGGCCTCGACAATCGGCTCGCGCATTTCCTCGATTTCGCCCGGATCGGGCAGGTTCGAAGGGCTGGAGACGTACAGCGTCTCGCCTTTGGTGGTGAGCACTTCGTAAACCACCGTCGGAGCCGTGGTAATCAGATCCAGGTCGTATTCCCGTTCCAGCCGCTCCTGGATGATTTCCATGTGGAGCATGCCGAGGAAGCCGCAGCGGAAGCCGAAACCCAGCGCATCGGAGCTCTCCGGTTCAAAGAACAGGGACGCATCGTTCAGGGTCAGTTTGGACAGCGCCTCGCGGAAATCCTCAAAGTCGTCGGCATCGACCGGGAACATGCCGGCGTACACCTGGGGTTTGACCTTCTTGAAACCGGGCAACGCCGGGGTTTCCGGGGTACTGGCGTGAGTCAGGGTGTCCCCGACCGGGGCACCGAGAATGTCCTTGATGCCGGCGATCACAAAACCCACTTCCCCGGCCTTGAGTTCCTTGAGCTTGGTCAGCTTGGGATTAAACACGCCAACGCTGTCCACCACGTGGGACTTGCCAATGGACTTGGTGATGATCTTGTCTTTGACCTTGAGGGTGCCCTGCTTGACCCGCACCAGCGAAACCACGCCCATGTACTTGTCGAACCAGGAGTCGATGATCAATGCTTGCAGCGGGGCATCCACATCCCCTACCGGCGGTGGCACCAATCTCACCAGTTCCTCCAGAACGTCCTCAATGCCCATACCGGACTTGGCGCTACAGCGCACCGCCTCGGTGGCTTCAATGCCGATGATGTCTTCAATTTCCTGGGCCACGCGCTCGGGCTCGGCCTGGGGCAGATCCATCTTGTTCAGTACCGGAATCACTTCCAGTCCCTGCTCAATGGCGGTGTAACAGTTGGCCACCGACTGGGCTTCCACCCCCTGACCGGCATCCACCACCAGCAGCGCCCCTTCGCAGGCAAACAGGGAACGGGAGACTTCGTAGGAAAAGTCCACATGCCCCGGGGTGTCAATAAAGTTGAGCTGGTAGGTTTTGCCATCGCGGGCCTTATAGCTCAGGGTCACGCTCTGGGCCTTGATGGTGATGCCCCGTTCGCGCTCCAGGTCCATGGAGTCGAGCACCTGCTCGGCCATCTCCCGATCGGTCAGACCGCCACAGACCTGGATGAAGCGGTCGGCGATGGTGGATTTACCGTGGTCAATGTGGGCGATGATGGAAAAGTTGCGGATATGGCTGAGATCAGTCACTGGGCGTCAAATTCTTAGGTTGGTGCAGTTGGCAAAACGGCGGGAGGAGCCGGGCGCCCTGTGGGGGGCACTACCGAAGCCCGATGGAGCCGCCGGACAAAGGCGGCCAGTTTAGCGTATTTGGCAGACCCCGGCTATGGGGAGCCCGGCCTGCCAGCCCGTCCCTGGACCCGTTTGTGCAGGGCTACTCAATCCGCAGGGTGGTGAACGCCGGTTGCCCGTCGCGCAGGAAGCGCACCGCTACCGGCTTGTCTTTGGGCAGGTCGCCGATCAGGGCCCGATAGCGACTCACCGAGTCCACCTTGTCGTAGCCCAGTTGCGTAATAATGTCGCCGGGGCGCAACCCGGCACCGGCGGCGGGGCTGCCCCGAGTGACGCGGGTCACCAGCACACCGGTCTCCTGGGCGTCGGAGGGCAGCGCTTCGACTGTCAGGCCGAGCGGATCACCGGAAGGAGAGGCGTCGGGGCCACGGCTGGCCACCTGCCCATCGTGATCCGGTAGCAGGCCGATTTCCACATCGATGGTGCGCTCATCGCCCCGCCTCATCACCACGACGGGCACTTCCGAGCCGGGCTCGGTGCGACCCACCAGCGGGGGCAGATCACCGGACTCACCGATGGTGCGACCGTCGTACTTGAGGATAATGTCGCCCACTTCCAGACCGGAGCGGGCCGCCGGGCCCTCGGGGTCCATGTTGGAAATCAGGGCGCCGGTGGCCCGACGCAGGCCGAACGACTGGGCCAGGTCACGGTTGACGGGCTGAATCACTACGCCCAACCAGCCGCGTTCCACCCGGCCCTTGCTCTTCAACTGCGCCACCACCTCCTTGGCCAACCCCGCCGGAATGGCGAAAGACAAGCCGATGGAGCCGCCGGAGCGGGTATAAATCTGGGAATTGATGCCCACAACCTCGCCGTCGAGGTTGAACAGCGGGCCACCGGAGTTGCCCGGATTGATCGCAACGTCCGTCTGAATAAAGGGCACATAGGTATCGTTGTTC is a window of Marinimicrobium sp. C6131 DNA encoding:
- a CDS encoding DUF4845 domain-containing protein, producing MQLRQSQRGISTLGFVFVVLVAVAVLFTAFKVVPVYAENRYITSALKSLARNNNDLFSMSPSEIRSRLTKFYTVNNVTTEGRRNIDIDKRSSRVLITIAYEERIPFIHNIDLVFTFNNQLDSSAPERCCKPLESNSGN
- the lepB gene encoding signal peptidase I, coding for MSSINLPLILTLAVFVTGLVWLYDALVLAKPRKQKLDAVDKQFERANLADKHQKEAYQQARDAAGKEPVWVEYSKSFFPVLALVFVLRSFIAEPFQIPSGSMEPTLEVGDFIVVNKFTYGIRLPVLNTEVIPVNKPERGEVMVFFPPHQPETYFIKRVIGLPGDTVTYIDHQLTINGEPVEEEVIDVNRSARPAYRVVRETLGDNTYTVRKHLEPSRYSQYGSWVVPEGHYFMMGDNRDGSHDSRGWNELNRGSGPDLSFVSEDAIVGKAFAIWMHWDSLFSVPSFERAGAIH
- the lepA gene encoding translation elongation factor 4, which encodes MTDLSHIRNFSIIAHIDHGKSTIADRFIQVCGGLTDREMAEQVLDSMDLERERGITIKAQSVTLSYKARDGKTYQLNFIDTPGHVDFSYEVSRSLFACEGALLVVDAGQGVEAQSVANCYTAIEQGLEVIPVLNKMDLPQAEPERVAQEIEDIIGIEATEAVRCSAKSGMGIEDVLEELVRLVPPPVGDVDAPLQALIIDSWFDKYMGVVSLVRVKQGTLKVKDKIITKSIGKSHVVDSVGVFNPKLTKLKELKAGEVGFVIAGIKDILGAPVGDTLTHASTPETPALPGFKKVKPQVYAGMFPVDADDFEDFREALSKLTLNDASLFFEPESSDALGFGFRCGFLGMLHMEIIQERLEREYDLDLITTAPTVVYEVLTTKGETLYVSSPSNLPDPGEIEEMREPIVEANILVPQEYLGNVITLCSEKRGMQKDMQYTGTQVTLRYDMPMNEVVMDFFDRLKSASRGFASLDYSFDRFEPANLVRLDVLINGDKVDALALIVHRDHSQSIGRSLVEKMKELIPRQMFDVAIQAAIGGNVIARSTVKALRKNVTAKCYGGDASRKKKLLEKQKAGKKRMKQVGRVEIPQDAFLAVLKVDN
- a CDS encoding DegQ family serine endoprotease, translating into MPHMKVSRSPLAVYLMSLVCMLALALPAQARNLPDFTELVEEHSPAVVKITTQGRVETGNRVPYQEDIPDIFREFFERRMPQERDVRSMGSGFVISEDGYILTNYHVIENADDIYVRLIDRREYVADVVGYDARSDLALLKVDADDLPYLRFADSDSVKVGEWVLAIGSPFGLDYSVSSGIVSAIGRSIPGPNNDTYVPFIQTDVAINPGNSGGPLFNLDGEVVGINSQIYTRSGGSIGLSFAIPAGLAKEVVAQLKSKGRVERGWLGVVIQPVNRDLAQSFGLRRATGALISNMDPEGPAARSGLEVGDIILKYDGRTIGESGDLPPLVGRTEPGSEVPVVVMRRGDERTIDVEIGLLPDHDGQVASRGPDASPSGDPLGLTVEALPSDAQETGVLVTRVTRGSPAAGAGLRPGDIITQLGYDKVDSVSRYRALIGDLPKDKPVAVRFLRDGQPAFTTLRIE